The following coding sequences lie in one Arachis ipaensis cultivar K30076 chromosome B03, Araip1.1, whole genome shotgun sequence genomic window:
- the LOC107632703 gene encoding protein DETOXIFICATION 40, translating into MGSPPSNHVYDVDEPLLTPSTPPQPLQNLSFSSKHDESSNTGELERILSDTSVPLSKRVGAATWIELKLLFYLAAPAVIVYLINYVMSMSTQIFSGHLGNLELAAASLGNTGIQVFAYGLMLGMGSAVETLCGQAYGAQKFEMLGVYLQRSTILLSIAGIVLTFIYIFSEPILVFLGESPRIASAAALFVYGLIPQIFAYAVNFPIQKFLQAQSIVAPSAYISTATLAIHVLLSWLVVYKVGLGLLGASLVLSFSWWVIVVAQFVYIVKSERCKDTWRGFSVQAFSGLPEFFKLSAASAVMLCLETWYFQILVLLAGLLPHPELALDSLSICTTVSGWVFMISVGFNAAASVRVSNELGARNPRSASFSVVVVTVISFVLSVIIAIVVLLLRDVISYVFTEGEEVAAAVSDLCPLLALSIVLNGIQPVLSGVAVGCGWQTFVAYVNVGCYYGVGIPLGSVLGFYFKLSAKVNNSTNEVNYLYSHPKMLPLIRNFCMVEEASKRLNKWDENKEPLLKN; encoded by the exons ATGGGTTCTCCTCCTTCAAACCATGTCTATGATGTTGATGAACCTTTGCTAACACCTTCAACACCACCACAACCTCTGCAAAATTTATCATTTAGTTCGAAGCACGATGAATCATCAAATACTGGTGAACTTGAGAGGATACTGTCAGACACAAGTGTTCCTCTTTCAAAGAGAGTTGGAGCAGCAACATGGATTGAGTTAAAGTTACTATTTTACCTTGCTGCCCCTGCAGTTATAGTGTATCTCATTAACTATGTTATGTCCATGTCCACACAAATATTCTCTGGTCATCTTGGTAATCTTGAGCTTGCTGCTGCTTCCCTTGGAAACACTGGCATCCAAGTCTTTGCCTACGGCCTCATG TTGGGGATGGGTAGTGCTGTAGAGACATTATGTGGACAAGCATACGGGGCACAAAAATTCGAAATGCTTGGAGTATATCTACAAAGATCAACAATCCTTTTATCAATAGCAGGTATAGTCCTAACATTCATCTACATATTCTCGGAGCCCATTTTGGTCTTTTTAGGAGAATCCCCAAGAATCGCATCGGCAGCAGCACTTTTCGTGTACGGCCTAATCCCACAAATATTTGCGTACGCCGTAAACTTCCCAATCCAGAAGTTTCTACAGGCACAAAGCATAGTGGCACCGAGCGCGTACATCTCAACCGCGACGTTGGCGATTCACGTGCTGTTGAGTTGGTTGGTGGTGTACAAGGTGGGGTTGGGTTTGTTAGGAGCGTCGTTGGTGTTGAGCTTTTCGTGGTGGGTGATAGTGGTGGCGCAGTTTGTGTACATTGTGAAGAGTGAGAGGTGTAAGGACACGTGGCGGGGGTTTAGCGTTCAAGCGTTTTCCGGGCTGCCGGAGTTTTTTAAGCTGTCTGCTGCTTCGGCTGTGATGCTGTGTCTTGAGACGTGGTACTTTCAGATTCTTGTTCTGCTTGCTGGCTTGTTGCCTCACCCTGAGTTGGCCCTTGATTCACTTTCTATTTG TACCACGGTGTCTGGATGGGTGTTCATGATCTCAGTAGGATTTAACGCTGCTGCAAG TGTGAGAGTGAGCAACGAGCTAGGAGCTAGGAATCCAAGATCAGCATCATTCTCAGTGGTGGTAGTGACAGTGATATCATTCGTGTTATCAGTGATAATAGCAATAGTGGTTCTATTATTGAGGGATGTCATAAGCTATGTCTTCACCGAAGGAGAAGAGGTTGCTGCTGCTGTCTCTGATCTCTGCCCTCTCCTCGCTCTTTCCATTGTCCTCAACGGCATTCAGCCCGTCTTATCCG GGGTGGCCGTTGGATGTGGATGGCAAACTTTCGTTGCATATGTAAACGTTGGTTGCTACTATGGAGTTGGCATACCATTGGGCTCGGTTCTTGGTTTCTATTTTAAGCTCAGTGCCAAGGTAAATAATTCCACTAATGAGGTCAATTATTTGTATTCTCACCCAAAGATGTTGCCCTTAATTAGAAATTTTTGCATG